One region of Syntrophobacter fumaroxidans MPOB genomic DNA includes:
- a CDS encoding ArnT family glycosyltransferase: MMNVERIDSSPSKTDASGAAPVEGDSPRPAGKTGFFRFFRHPVLWIVLAVAPFYLFDLSTPAFNDGECMYAEIAREMRLTGDWITPHLNGKRHFDKPPLLYWLIGLGQNVLGETEYAARMWAALATLGGALVVGAIGRSLYGARAAWLSTLVFITSLGPHLFGKLAMPDLPLVFCITLAILGYVRGFLIESPASGRWSLLMFVGFGLATLSKGLVGLGLSSAVIGLHAILSGRLRSFLTLRFASGIPVTAAIAVPWYVAAARANPDFLGYFFIREHLMRFTGERFPPDECVALPVFLVLTFVWTFPWLSLVPQALWRAVRRLKAGPFLKGVDLLPLVWIGVVVLLFSASKSRLEYYAMPAIPAFALLLGRLWDDLLEPGPASRRTLATALGVMAGVMVLAAFAAFAVFGPWQEVVFRFYATSWPTSGWIEGPEQAALLDRLRIPSIASMAGLAVFTVAALVAALKSRPKVALGITAVMTAPLFLMIHWGFLVVEPFHSSARTAEIVTRAASPEDVVVFQEPYEYMWTSGITYYAKRYVHILKDPRFEGVASRLREPPDRFLDGAGLQRLWASGKKVVFVGETTRGDLADFLNQAGPVTVVGRSAIHYVLSNGK; encoded by the coding sequence ATGATGAATGTCGAACGCATCGATTCCTCTCCTTCGAAGACCGATGCTTCCGGGGCGGCGCCGGTGGAAGGGGATTCCCCGCGGCCGGCCGGGAAAACCGGCTTTTTTCGATTTTTTCGCCACCCGGTCCTGTGGATCGTGTTGGCGGTCGCTCCCTTCTATCTTTTCGATCTGAGCACTCCGGCATTCAACGACGGCGAATGCATGTACGCGGAAATCGCGCGGGAGATGCGCCTTACCGGAGACTGGATCACGCCGCACCTCAACGGAAAACGCCACTTCGACAAGCCCCCGTTGCTCTACTGGCTGATCGGCCTGGGCCAGAACGTTCTCGGGGAAACGGAATATGCCGCGCGCATGTGGGCGGCCCTGGCCACCCTGGGGGGTGCCCTGGTTGTGGGGGCCATCGGCAGGTCGCTGTACGGCGCGCGCGCGGCCTGGCTGTCCACCCTGGTCTTCATCACCAGCCTGGGGCCTCACCTCTTCGGCAAGCTCGCCATGCCGGACCTGCCGCTGGTGTTTTGCATCACCCTCGCCATCCTCGGGTATGTCCGCGGCTTCCTGATCGAGTCTCCCGCCTCCGGCCGCTGGTCGCTGCTGATGTTTGTCGGCTTCGGACTGGCAACCCTCTCGAAAGGTCTTGTCGGGCTCGGCCTGTCCTCGGCCGTCATCGGGCTTCACGCCATCCTGAGCGGGCGGCTCCGCTCGTTTCTGACCCTGCGGTTCGCGTCGGGAATCCCCGTGACGGCGGCCATTGCCGTCCCATGGTATGTCGCCGCGGCCCGGGCCAACCCCGATTTTCTCGGCTACTTTTTCATACGCGAACATTTGATGCGCTTCACCGGCGAGCGTTTCCCGCCGGACGAATGCGTCGCCCTGCCGGTCTTTCTCGTCCTGACCTTCGTCTGGACCTTCCCGTGGCTGTCCCTGGTTCCGCAGGCGCTCTGGCGGGCTGTACGCAGGTTGAAGGCCGGTCCGTTTCTCAAGGGCGTGGACCTGCTCCCCCTTGTGTGGATTGGAGTCGTCGTGCTCCTTTTCTCGGCTTCGAAGTCCAGGCTCGAGTACTATGCCATGCCGGCTATCCCCGCGTTTGCGCTCTTGCTCGGCAGGCTATGGGACGACCTCCTGGAACCCGGTCCGGCCTCGCGGCGAACTCTGGCGACGGCGCTCGGCGTCATGGCGGGGGTGATGGTGCTGGCCGCCTTCGCCGCTTTCGCGGTGTTCGGCCCGTGGCAGGAAGTCGTGTTCCGGTTCTACGCCACGTCCTGGCCGACCTCGGGCTGGATCGAAGGCCCCGAGCAGGCCGCCTTGCTCGACCGGCTCCGCATCCCGAGCATCGCCAGCATGGCCGGACTGGCCGTCTTCACCGTTGCGGCCCTGGTCGCCGCCCTCAAGTCCCGCCCCAAAGTCGCTCTGGGGATCACCGCCGTCATGACGGCCCCGCTTTTTCTCATGATCCACTGGGGCTTCCTGGTGGTGGAGCCGTTCCATTCGAGCGCCCGGACAGCCGAGATCGTAACGCGGGCGGCCAGCCCCGAGGACGTCGTGGTCTTCCAGGAGCCTTACGAATACATGTGGACCAGCGGAATCACCTATTACGCCAAACGCTACGTGCACATTCTCAAGGATCCGAGATTCGAGGGCGTGGCGAGTCGCCTGCGGGAGCCGCCCGATCGGTTTCTCGACGGCGCGGGACTCCAGCGGCTGTGGGCTTCCGGGAAGAAGGTCGTCTTCGTGGGGGAGACGACCCGAGGCGACCTGGCGGATTTCTTGAACCAGGCCGGTCCCGTGACGGTCGTCGGCCGGTCGGCGATTCATTACGTGCTGAGCAACGGGAAGTGA
- a CDS encoding AAA family ATPase, which yields MDADKPGAMEIIELLLTADIYNSVADLGANDLPQKIRDHYRDPETGIVSRPMRVTLADVEKIYGIEGGHAIVRMLPFIEQEESDGHIWLAPFDSGAQWLAHQDSYDLIQSNPVLAFHYQKDDPTISYAEARWKRPPVSEIEARIEKMFGEEADSLMKLVTIKVPGEVRSRLDELVLTDEQHEEIAKAQKALEYRDYLKDIGLFEIGKILLVGPPGTGKTSSARALGRWFDLPLVEVNLSMLISKYLGETSKNIDNVFMLAKKLGPCILFIDEFDFVAKTRDSDDHGAMKRAVNTLLKAVDEVSLVEDGVLLVAATNYPQLLDHAAWRRFDKVLSFTLPDEDMRSRILAMVLRRMDASVDADALARLTAGYSGSDLRLVVREAVLNALLEDRKKIDQKDLLRAVAQFQRRMDDHRANSIT from the coding sequence ATGGATGCTGACAAGCCGGGTGCAATGGAGATCATCGAACTGCTGCTGACGGCGGACATATACAACAGCGTCGCGGATCTCGGCGCAAACGACCTCCCCCAAAAGATTCGGGACCATTACCGCGACCCGGAAACCGGGATTGTTTCGCGCCCCATGCGCGTCACCCTCGCCGACGTGGAAAAGATATACGGCATCGAGGGCGGCCACGCGATCGTCCGGATGCTGCCCTTCATCGAACAGGAGGAATCCGACGGGCACATTTGGCTGGCTCCCTTCGACTCGGGCGCCCAGTGGTTGGCGCACCAGGATTCCTACGATCTGATTCAATCGAACCCCGTTCTGGCCTTCCACTATCAGAAGGATGACCCCACCATCAGTTACGCCGAAGCCCGGTGGAAGCGCCCGCCCGTTTCGGAAATCGAGGCCAGGATCGAGAAGATGTTCGGGGAAGAAGCGGACAGCCTGATGAAGCTCGTGACCATAAAGGTCCCGGGCGAAGTGAGGAGTCGGCTGGACGAGCTCGTCCTGACCGACGAGCAGCACGAGGAAATCGCCAAAGCCCAGAAGGCCCTCGAATACCGGGATTATCTCAAGGACATCGGGCTGTTCGAAATCGGGAAGATCCTGCTGGTGGGGCCTCCGGGAACGGGGAAGACCTCATCGGCCAGAGCCCTGGGAAGGTGGTTCGACCTGCCCCTGGTGGAGGTGAACCTTTCCATGCTCATCAGCAAGTACCTGGGCGAGACGTCCAAGAACATCGACAACGTGTTCATGCTGGCCAAGAAGCTGGGCCCGTGCATCCTGTTCATCGACGAATTCGACTTCGTGGCCAAGACCCGGGATTCGGACGATCACGGGGCCATGAAGCGCGCCGTGAACACGCTCCTCAAGGCCGTGGACGAGGTGAGCCTGGTGGAGGACGGCGTTCTGCTCGTTGCCGCCACGAACTATCCCCAGTTGCTGGATCATGCCGCATGGCGGCGATTCGACAAGGTCCTCAGCTTCACCCTGCCGGATGAAGACATGCGCAGCCGGATCCTGGCGATGGTCCTCCGGAGGATGGACGCCTCCGTCGATGCCGATGCGCTTGCCCGCCTCACCGCGGGATATTCCGGTTCGGATTTGCGTCTCGTGGTCCGCGAGGCGGTCCTCAATGCCCTCCTCGAAGACCGGAAGAAGATCGATCAGAAGGATCTGCTCCGCGCGGTGGCACAATTTCAGCGCCGGATGGACGATCATCGGGCGAACAGCATTACATGA
- a CDS encoding ATP-grasp domain-containing protein codes for MNVVFISPNFPPTWFNFCTALREAGATVLGIGDSPYDELRPELRAALTEYYRVPAMGDYDAMLRACGFFTHRYGKIDRIESHTEFWLGIDARLREDFNVFGQKPHDLEINRRKTGMKRGFIKAGIPCADGVLATDATVVRRFVAEHGYPVIFKPDQGVGAADTFKVAGDEQLDAVLGNLPPGYMVEKALSGDLLSFDGLTARDGSIVFRTAHHFSAGIMETVNERRHLHYYSLRDIPPELERLGRKTVAAFDVRERFFHIEFFRRDPSTYHALEINVRPPGGFSLDMMNYACDIDLFRWWAESVVHDRRDFSFERKYHAAHASRRHGVNYRFGHEQLLAEIGPLVVNHLEIPDALSGAMGNYAYLLRSPDQGEILEAIAKVEATA; via the coding sequence ATGAACGTCGTATTCATTTCGCCGAACTTTCCTCCCACCTGGTTCAACTTCTGCACGGCCCTGCGGGAGGCGGGCGCAACGGTTCTGGGAATCGGGGATTCCCCTTACGACGAGTTGCGCCCGGAGCTTCGCGCCGCGCTGACCGAATACTACCGGGTCCCGGCCATGGGCGATTACGACGCCATGCTCCGGGCCTGCGGATTCTTCACGCACAGGTATGGAAAAATAGACCGCATCGAGTCGCATACCGAGTTCTGGCTGGGAATCGACGCACGGCTGCGCGAGGATTTCAACGTTTTCGGCCAGAAACCGCATGACCTGGAAATCAACCGCCGCAAGACGGGGATGAAGCGAGGGTTCATCAAGGCGGGAATTCCTTGCGCCGACGGGGTCCTTGCCACGGACGCGACGGTCGTGCGCAGGTTTGTGGCGGAACACGGCTATCCGGTCATTTTCAAACCGGACCAGGGCGTCGGCGCGGCGGATACCTTCAAGGTCGCCGGCGACGAACAGCTGGATGCCGTTCTGGGCAACCTGCCTCCGGGGTACATGGTCGAGAAGGCTCTGTCCGGCGATCTGCTCAGCTTCGACGGCCTGACCGCCCGCGACGGGTCCATCGTCTTCCGGACGGCCCATCACTTCTCCGCGGGCATCATGGAAACGGTGAACGAGCGGCGCCACCTGCACTACTATTCCCTGCGCGACATCCCCCCCGAGCTCGAGAGACTGGGGAGAAAGACCGTTGCCGCTTTCGACGTCCGGGAACGCTTTTTCCACATCGAATTCTTCCGCCGGGACCCGTCGACCTACCACGCCCTGGAAATCAATGTCCGTCCACCGGGCGGCTTCTCCCTGGATATGATGAACTACGCCTGCGACATCGACCTCTTCCGCTGGTGGGCGGAGTCGGTCGTACACGACCGGCGTGATTTCTCTTTCGAGCGAAAATACCACGCGGCGCATGCCTCGCGACGGCATGGGGTCAACTACCGGTTCGGCCACGAACAGCTGCTCGCCGAAATCGGTCCGCTGGTGGTCAACCACCTGGAAATTCCGGACGCGCTCAGCGGCGCCATGGGCAATTACGCGTACCTGCTGCGATCGCCCGATCAAGGCGAGATACTGGAGGCCATCGCCAAGGTCGAGGCGACGGCCTGA